In Chitinophaga sp. HK235, a single window of DNA contains:
- a CDS encoding gluconate 2-dehydrogenase subunit 3 family protein, giving the protein MDRRESLRAIALGTLSVGTILSATGCEDNKTGGDKKTAANTPGYGRTPDEVKRDKALMEDKFFTPEEMKTITILADIIIPADEHSGSASDAKVPEFIGFIVKDMPDHQLPMRGGLRWLDVQCAKRYNKSFAECSPEQRIEMVDLIAYPEKATLENTQGVAFFNRMRNLTATGFFTSKIGIKDLGYVGNTPNEWDGVPADVLKQYGYAYDEKTLATCLKIEDRGKIMTWD; this is encoded by the coding sequence ATGGATAGAAGAGAATCCCTTAGAGCCATCGCGCTGGGAACTTTATCTGTAGGCACCATCTTATCTGCCACCGGTTGCGAAGACAACAAAACCGGCGGTGACAAAAAAACAGCCGCCAATACGCCCGGCTATGGCCGTACACCGGACGAAGTCAAAAGGGACAAGGCCCTGATGGAAGATAAATTCTTCACACCTGAAGAGATGAAAACCATCACTATCCTCGCCGATATCATCATCCCGGCCGATGAGCATTCCGGCAGTGCTTCCGATGCCAAAGTGCCTGAATTCATCGGGTTCATCGTAAAAGATATGCCCGACCACCAGCTGCCCATGCGCGGCGGCCTCCGCTGGCTCGATGTACAATGTGCCAAACGTTATAATAAATCCTTTGCAGAATGTAGCCCGGAACAACGTATCGAGATGGTAGACCTTATCGCCTACCCCGAAAAAGCCACACTCGAAAACACGCAGGGCGTTGCCTTTTTCAACCGTATGCGTAACCTTACCGCTACTGGTTTCTTTACCAGCAAAATAGGTATCAAAGACCTTGGATATGTAGGTAACACTCCTAACGAGTGGGATGGGGTGCCTGCTGATGTGCTGAAACAGTATGGCTATGCCTACGACGAAAAAACCCTGGCCACCTGCCTCAAAATCGAAGATAGAGGCAAGATCATGACCTGGGATTAA
- a CDS encoding Gfo/Idh/MocA family protein encodes MVPEKKSGTNQVSRRSFLRNGALAAAGFMIVPRHVLGRGYTAPSDRLRVAGIGVGGKGFGDISEFAKGPADITFLCDVDTRRAADAVKKFPKAKFYTDFREMFDKEHKNFDAVSVSTPDHQHAVAAMGAMQLNKHVYVQKPLTHDIYEARMLTQGAQKHKVVSQMGNQGSSGDGVRQLMEWYNAGLIGDVHTVYCWTDRPVWPQGVAWPTEKKDIPKELNWDLWLGTAPKKDYVDNLVPFNWRGWWDYGTGAIGDMGCHIIEPPFRVLGLGYPTSVECSVGSVYVGEFTRGYFPESCPPSSHVIMKFPGKNGKEITLHWMDGGIQPERPEELGPNEVMGDGGNGAIFIGDKGKMMCGTYGMYPKLLPTSRTNEVKVPQTIARVPEGHYVQWVNAAIAGYNSKQAKTLSSPFDIAGPLTESILMANLAIRSFDLRKPKASGKGYDYPGRYIKLLWDGANMKITNFDEANQFVKRTYRDGWSLGV; translated from the coding sequence ATGGTTCCAGAAAAAAAGAGCGGGACAAACCAGGTATCCCGCAGATCATTCCTGAGAAACGGTGCATTAGCCGCCGCCGGATTTATGATCGTTCCACGTCATGTACTGGGTAGAGGTTATACAGCACCAAGCGACCGTCTCCGTGTAGCCGGTATCGGTGTTGGTGGTAAAGGATTCGGTGATATCTCCGAATTTGCCAAAGGCCCTGCCGACATCACCTTCCTCTGCGATGTGGATACACGTCGTGCAGCCGATGCCGTTAAGAAATTCCCTAAAGCCAAATTCTATACTGACTTCAGGGAAATGTTCGATAAAGAGCATAAAAACTTTGATGCGGTATCTGTGTCCACCCCAGACCACCAGCACGCTGTAGCAGCCATGGGCGCCATGCAGCTCAACAAACACGTGTATGTTCAGAAACCTCTGACCCACGACATCTACGAAGCACGCATGCTCACCCAGGGCGCCCAAAAACATAAAGTGGTAAGCCAGATGGGTAACCAGGGCTCCTCCGGCGACGGCGTACGTCAGCTGATGGAATGGTACAACGCCGGCCTTATCGGTGACGTACATACCGTTTACTGCTGGACAGACCGTCCTGTATGGCCACAAGGCGTTGCATGGCCTACCGAAAAGAAAGACATCCCGAAAGAACTCAACTGGGACCTGTGGCTGGGAACCGCTCCAAAAAAGGACTATGTAGACAACCTCGTGCCTTTCAACTGGCGCGGCTGGTGGGACTATGGTACCGGCGCCATCGGCGATATGGGCTGCCATATCATCGAACCTCCTTTCCGTGTACTCGGCCTGGGCTACCCCACTTCTGTGGAATGCAGCGTAGGTAGTGTATATGTGGGCGAGTTTACCCGCGGCTATTTCCCCGAAAGCTGTCCTCCTTCTTCCCATGTTATCATGAAATTCCCCGGCAAAAACGGCAAGGAAATCACACTGCACTGGATGGACGGCGGTATTCAGCCAGAACGTCCGGAAGAACTGGGTCCTAATGAAGTCATGGGCGACGGTGGCAACGGCGCCATCTTCATCGGCGATAAAGGTAAAATGATGTGCGGCACTTATGGCATGTATCCCAAACTGCTGCCTACTTCCCGCACCAACGAAGTAAAAGTACCACAAACCATCGCCCGTGTACCGGAAGGCCACTACGTTCAATGGGTAAATGCAGCCATCGCCGGCTACAACAGCAAACAAGCAAAAACACTCAGCTCTCCGTTTGATATTGCCGGTCCGCTCACAGAAAGCATCCTGATGGCCAACCTCGCCATCCGCAGCTTCGACCTCCGCAAGCCCAAAGCCAGCGGCAAAGGTTACGACTACCCCGGCCGTTATATCAAACTGCTATGGGACGGCGCCAATATGAAGATCACCAACTTCGATGAAGCCAACCAGTTCGTGAAACGTACTTATCGCGACGGCTGGTCTCTGGGCGTTTGA
- a CDS encoding gluconokinase gives MSEQTPYIIGVDIGTSSAKTIGLNIQNWSVSGVFQQAYPTHYPQPGYAEQDPLLLLDAVKTGIKNVVAAAGYPPAAISFSSAMHSIMAIDANGEALTPLIIWADNRSEPQALALRNTPSGKMLYQQTGTPVHAMSPLCKLRWMQEQQPHLFVRAAIFPGIKEYILYHFLGRYVTDHSIASATGLFDITTLRWSAEALRYAGITAAQLPLPVPANTRLTGLLPAVAAELGIPVDTPLIIGGSDGCLAQLGSQALDAGHATITIGTSAAVRMAGSRPQTDAQERLFTYLLTDEVYITGGASNNGGALLQWLVRDFLQQPLATLPSLVTAALETDTGGLICLPYLLGERAPVWNSHATAAFIGIRPYHTAAHFMRAMLEGICFALLSIKTALAETAGPVQRISVSGGFTATPGWIQLLADIFGQEMELSQQNDASAIGAIMLAARELQLPWTGGNNQPATTFYPDRDLYASYQQRYRRFLRLYEVLEDV, from the coding sequence ATGAGCGAACAGACACCTTACATCATCGGTGTGGATATCGGGACTAGTAGTGCTAAAACGATTGGGCTTAATATACAAAACTGGTCTGTCAGCGGGGTATTTCAACAAGCCTATCCCACCCATTACCCGCAGCCGGGATATGCAGAACAGGACCCGCTCCTGTTGCTGGATGCCGTCAAAACAGGTATTAAAAACGTAGTGGCCGCAGCAGGATATCCTCCTGCTGCTATATCCTTTAGTAGTGCCATGCACAGTATCATGGCAATAGATGCCAACGGGGAAGCGCTCACTCCACTTATCATCTGGGCCGACAACCGCAGCGAGCCACAGGCCCTGGCCCTGCGCAACACGCCTTCCGGCAAAATGCTGTACCAGCAAACAGGTACGCCTGTTCATGCGATGTCGCCCCTTTGTAAACTACGCTGGATGCAGGAACAACAACCCCACCTGTTTGTCCGCGCCGCTATCTTCCCCGGTATCAAGGAATATATCCTGTACCATTTTTTAGGGAGATATGTGACCGACCACTCCATTGCTTCCGCCACCGGGTTGTTTGATATTACCACGCTGCGATGGAGCGCCGAAGCCCTGCGTTATGCGGGTATTACGGCGGCGCAATTACCATTGCCGGTACCTGCCAATACCCGGCTGACCGGCCTGCTGCCTGCAGTAGCAGCTGAACTGGGCATTCCGGTCGATACGCCATTGATTATCGGGGGGAGTGATGGCTGTCTGGCCCAACTGGGTAGCCAGGCCCTGGACGCGGGGCATGCCACCATCACCATCGGCACCAGTGCTGCGGTGCGTATGGCTGGTTCCAGGCCTCAGACCGACGCACAGGAGCGGCTGTTTACCTACCTGTTGACTGATGAGGTATATATCACCGGTGGCGCCAGCAACAATGGTGGTGCCCTGTTGCAATGGCTGGTAAGAGATTTTCTGCAGCAGCCACTTGCCACCCTGCCATCCCTGGTGACAGCAGCCCTGGAAACCGATACCGGCGGCCTTATATGTTTGCCTTACCTGCTGGGCGAAAGGGCTCCGGTATGGAACAGCCACGCCACGGCGGCTTTCATCGGGATACGGCCATATCATACGGCGGCTCATTTTATGCGGGCGATGTTGGAAGGGATCTGTTTTGCCCTGCTGAGTATCAAAACCGCATTAGCGGAAACAGCAGGACCTGTACAACGTATTTCGGTCAGCGGCGGCTTTACCGCCACTCCGGGCTGGATACAGCTGCTGGCTGATATTTTTGGGCAGGAGATGGAGCTAAGCCAGCAAAATGATGCATCTGCCATAGGGGCTATCATGCTGGCAGCCAGAGAATTGCAGCTGCCCTGGACAGGAGGGAACAACCAGCCGGCCACCACGTTTTATCCTGATAGAGACCTGTATGCCAGCTATCAGCAACGATATCGCCGGTTTCTCCGGCTATACGAAGTGCTGGAAGATGTGTAG
- a CDS encoding GMC family oxidoreductase — MAFEIKKQAKLYDVCIVGSGAGGGMAAKVLSEAGLKVALLEAGPKYDPADPEQATQLKWPYESPRRGASTTRPFGDFDAAYGGWEIAGEPYTRKNGTQFDWFRSRMLGGRTNHWGRISLRFGERDFKHKSYDGLGDDWPISYQDVAPYYDRVDKLIGVFGSKENLPNEPDGFFLPPPKPRLHELMVKRAGEKLGLPVIPARLSILTRSVNKDRSPCFYCSQCSRGCTVYGDFSSSSVLVKPAMKSGHVDLYTNAMVREVLTDNSGKATGVAYIDKADMQEYSVSAKVVVLAASACESARLLLNSKSAKHPNGLANSSGVVGKYLHDSTGASRSGFMPALMDRKRYNEDGVGGMHLYIPWWGDNKKLDFARGYHIEMGGGMHMPSYGYGFGMENMNGKYPGRDGKPKTAGGYGASLKDDYRRFFGAHIGFAGRGECIAREDNYCEIDPNVVDKYGIPVLRFHYTWTDHEIKQAKHMQDTFEQLILEMGGVPSGNKPGAETLYGLENPGRIIHEVGTTRMGDNPSTSVLNKFNQAHEVKNLFVVDGGAFVSQADKNPTWTILALSMRASEYIVDQLKKQNI, encoded by the coding sequence ATGGCTTTTGAAATTAAAAAACAGGCAAAGCTTTATGATGTTTGTATTGTTGGTTCCGGTGCCGGCGGCGGCATGGCAGCCAAAGTATTATCGGAAGCCGGTCTGAAAGTAGCGCTCCTGGAAGCAGGGCCCAAATATGATCCGGCAGATCCGGAGCAGGCCACACAACTGAAATGGCCCTATGAATCACCCAGAAGAGGCGCCAGCACAACCCGTCCCTTTGGCGACTTCGACGCCGCCTACGGCGGATGGGAAATTGCCGGAGAGCCCTATACAAGGAAAAACGGTACCCAATTCGACTGGTTCCGCTCCCGTATGCTGGGCGGACGTACCAACCACTGGGGACGTATCTCCCTTCGTTTCGGCGAACGCGACTTCAAACACAAAAGTTATGATGGCCTGGGTGACGACTGGCCTATCAGCTACCAGGATGTAGCACCTTATTATGACAGGGTAGATAAGCTGATCGGTGTGTTCGGCTCCAAAGAAAACCTGCCCAACGAACCAGACGGATTTTTCCTCCCTCCTCCCAAACCAAGATTACACGAGCTGATGGTAAAAAGAGCCGGCGAAAAACTGGGCTTGCCCGTTATTCCCGCACGACTGTCTATCCTCACCCGCTCTGTCAATAAAGACCGCAGCCCATGCTTCTACTGCAGCCAGTGTAGCCGCGGCTGTACCGTTTATGGCGACTTCTCCTCCTCTTCTGTACTGGTAAAACCCGCGATGAAAAGTGGTCACGTAGACCTATATACGAACGCGATGGTAAGGGAAGTACTCACCGACAACAGTGGTAAAGCTACTGGTGTGGCCTATATCGACAAAGCAGATATGCAGGAATATTCTGTTAGTGCCAAAGTAGTAGTGCTGGCGGCCAGCGCCTGCGAATCTGCCAGGCTGCTGCTTAACTCCAAATCTGCCAAACATCCCAATGGTCTCGCCAACTCCAGCGGCGTAGTAGGTAAATACCTCCACGACTCTACCGGCGCCTCCAGAAGCGGATTCATGCCCGCACTCATGGACCGCAAACGCTACAACGAAGACGGCGTTGGCGGTATGCACCTTTACATTCCATGGTGGGGTGATAACAAAAAACTGGACTTTGCCCGTGGTTACCATATCGAAATGGGCGGTGGCATGCACATGCCTTCCTATGGCTACGGCTTCGGCATGGAAAACATGAACGGCAAATATCCCGGCCGCGATGGCAAACCCAAAACAGCAGGCGGCTACGGCGCTTCCCTGAAAGACGATTACCGCCGCTTCTTCGGTGCCCACATCGGCTTTGCCGGCAGAGGTGAATGTATTGCCCGGGAAGACAACTATTGCGAAATAGATCCCAACGTAGTAGATAAGTACGGTATCCCCGTGCTGCGCTTCCATTACACCTGGACCGACCATGAGATCAAACAGGCCAAACATATGCAGGATACTTTCGAGCAGCTGATACTCGAAATGGGTGGCGTGCCTTCTGGCAACAAACCAGGCGCGGAAACCCTCTACGGATTGGAAAATCCCGGCCGTATCATCCATGAAGTGGGTACCACCCGCATGGGCGATAACCCGTCTACTTCCGTGCTCAATAAATTCAATCAGGCCCACGAGGTGAAAAACCTGTTTGTTGTGGATGGCGGCGCCTTTGTATCACAGGCAGACAAAAACCCAACCTGGACCATCCTCGCACTCTCCATGAGAGCATCGGAATATATTGTGGACCAGCTGAAGAAACAGAATATTTAA
- a CDS encoding TonB-dependent receptor, giving the protein MNPRYAKAMLLLCLSAAASGPVVARASVPAVWQQANLTVEGKVKDIHGNPLPGVTVLIKGTKRGTVTDPKGNFSLKDVERGAVLVLQYVGFDAQEIGVDGRTSLSAVLKENQKTLDEYVVVGYGTQKKVTKTGAVASVKGAELQQSPNVNISNSLVGRIPGIIAVNNSGEPGNDNSRIFIRGRSTLGVSTPLYVIDGIPREGFARLAPGDIESVSVLKDAAAAIYGSRAANGVILVTTKRGKVGKPTINYGFNQSFVSPTRLPKMADAPTYARLVNEILQYGGDKPRFTEDQIKKFSDGSDPWLYPNTNWYDAVIKNNSLQNRHDLSLSGGSEKMTYFVSLGTLYQDAIYKTSATNYKQQNVRANLDAHVNENIHLRLDLAGRLENRNFPPRNASSIFRSLMRGRPTENAIWPNGMPGPDIEYGDNPVVTSTNTIGYTNDKNYVLNGTLGATINIPWVRGLSLDGNFAYDQNFDFLKTWIKPWTLYTLDPNSPDHKLNPASRGVSAPQLNESFNSNRLSTVNFKINYNRSFGKHNLNTFIAFEQATFNGDTMLANRRYFISDKLDQLFAGGDKEKSNGGSGFSFARRNYFGRISYNYRETYLFDFNARYDGTQNFPRNSRFGFFPGASAGWVLSNESFWKNSVRVMDYFKIRASWGQMGNDQIPSFQYLSTYGFSDGGVMLGGDLNKGIYQLRSPNEAITWEMANNFDVGVEGALLGEKLSFEADYFYTRRANILVSRSLSMPAYTGMTLPQENLGKVENKGFEVVLKHKNDINKFHYEIAGTVTHAQNKILFWDEVPSVPEWQKSTGKMIEAPLYYKAIGIYKTQEEVDKTPHVSGARPGDIIFADINGDGKIDDLDRIRVNRTENPTWIFGLTFTAKYRNFDFTMLWQGATGASQYLHTESGLIGNFPEAYIKDRWTPDHTDASWPRVNDRDREYWVSRQNTFWFWKTDYARLKTLDLGYTVPEQLIKRIGLQKLRVYVSGQNLLTIDNVKIFDPEAPMGSGQYYPQTKIYNVGLNVTF; this is encoded by the coding sequence ATGAATCCACGTTATGCGAAGGCAATGCTATTGCTATGCCTTTCCGCCGCCGCATCAGGCCCGGTCGTTGCCCGTGCGTCGGTACCTGCGGTATGGCAACAGGCAAATCTAACCGTTGAAGGAAAAGTCAAAGACATTCATGGAAATCCCCTGCCCGGGGTCACAGTGCTTATCAAAGGCACGAAACGCGGAACTGTCACAGATCCTAAGGGAAACTTCTCTCTGAAAGATGTAGAAAGAGGCGCTGTACTGGTATTGCAGTATGTTGGTTTCGATGCCCAGGAAATCGGAGTAGATGGACGTACTTCCCTGAGTGCTGTACTCAAGGAAAATCAGAAAACCCTGGATGAATATGTAGTAGTGGGTTATGGCACGCAGAAAAAAGTAACCAAAACAGGTGCTGTCGCATCTGTAAAAGGTGCTGAATTACAACAGTCACCTAACGTCAACATCTCCAACTCCCTGGTAGGCCGTATTCCAGGTATCATTGCGGTCAATAACAGCGGAGAGCCCGGCAACGACAACTCCCGTATTTTTATTCGTGGCCGTAGCACCCTGGGTGTCAGCACACCACTGTATGTGATCGATGGTATCCCCCGCGAAGGCTTTGCCCGTCTGGCTCCCGGCGATATTGAAAGTGTGTCTGTACTAAAGGATGCAGCTGCCGCTATCTATGGTTCCCGTGCAGCCAACGGCGTTATACTGGTCACCACCAAACGTGGAAAAGTAGGAAAGCCAACTATCAACTACGGCTTCAACCAGTCATTTGTTTCACCAACCCGTCTGCCCAAAATGGCAGATGCGCCCACTTATGCACGCCTGGTCAACGAAATCCTGCAGTATGGCGGCGATAAACCCCGCTTTACTGAAGACCAGATCAAGAAATTCAGTGACGGATCAGATCCCTGGTTGTATCCTAACACCAACTGGTATGATGCTGTTATTAAAAATAACTCCCTGCAGAACAGGCACGATCTGTCACTCAGCGGCGGCTCCGAAAAAATGACATACTTCGTTTCTCTCGGTACGCTCTATCAGGACGCTATCTATAAAACCAGCGCCACCAACTACAAACAACAGAATGTAAGGGCCAATCTGGATGCACATGTGAACGAAAACATCCACCTGCGCCTCGATCTGGCGGGAAGACTGGAAAACAGAAATTTCCCTCCCCGTAATGCCAGTTCAATCTTCCGTTCCCTCATGCGCGGCCGCCCTACCGAAAATGCCATCTGGCCCAACGGTATGCCCGGCCCCGATATCGAATACGGTGATAATCCGGTAGTTACAAGTACTAACACCATCGGATATACGAATGACAAAAACTATGTGCTCAACGGGACACTCGGTGCTACTATTAATATCCCCTGGGTACGTGGTTTGTCTCTGGATGGAAACTTCGCCTACGACCAGAACTTCGACTTCCTCAAAACCTGGATAAAACCATGGACGCTTTATACACTGGACCCCAACAGCCCGGACCATAAGCTGAATCCGGCTTCCAGAGGTGTAAGCGCACCACAGCTCAATGAAAGCTTCAACAGCAACCGCTTGTCTACTGTGAATTTCAAAATCAACTATAATCGTTCTTTTGGAAAACACAACCTGAATACTTTCATCGCATTTGAGCAGGCTACTTTTAATGGTGACACTATGCTGGCCAACCGCCGGTATTTCATCAGTGATAAACTGGATCAGCTGTTTGCCGGTGGCGATAAGGAAAAAAGCAACGGTGGCAGTGGTTTCTCCTTTGCCCGTCGTAACTACTTCGGACGTATATCCTACAACTACCGGGAAACCTATCTGTTTGATTTTAATGCCCGTTATGACGGTACACAGAACTTCCCGCGCAACAGCCGCTTCGGCTTCTTCCCCGGCGCATCTGCCGGATGGGTGCTTTCCAATGAAAGCTTCTGGAAAAATAGTGTTCGCGTTATGGACTATTTCAAAATCCGTGCATCCTGGGGACAAATGGGTAACGACCAGATACCTTCTTTTCAATACCTCAGTACCTACGGTTTCAGTGATGGTGGTGTGATGCTGGGTGGAGATCTCAACAAAGGTATCTACCAGCTGCGTTCTCCTAATGAGGCTATCACCTGGGAAATGGCCAACAACTTCGACGTAGGTGTGGAAGGAGCATTGCTTGGTGAAAAACTGTCTTTCGAAGCAGACTATTTCTATACCCGTCGTGCCAACATTCTGGTAAGCCGCAGCCTGTCTATGCCGGCTTATACCGGTATGACACTGCCACAGGAAAACCTGGGCAAAGTGGAAAACAAAGGCTTTGAAGTAGTGCTTAAACACAAAAACGATATCAACAAATTCCATTATGAAATAGCCGGTACCGTTACTCATGCCCAGAACAAGATTCTCTTCTGGGATGAAGTGCCCAGCGTACCGGAATGGCAGAAGTCAACCGGAAAAATGATTGAAGCACCGTTGTACTACAAAGCTATCGGCATCTACAAAACACAGGAAGAAGTGGATAAAACACCACATGTAAGCGGCGCCCGTCCGGGAGATATCATCTTCGCCGATATTAATGGTGACGGTAAAATCGATGACTTGGACCGTATCCGGGTAAACCGCACTGAAAATCCGACCTGGATATTCGGCCTCACCTTTACCGCCAAATACCGCAACTTCGACTTCACCATGCTGTGGCAGGGTGCTACCGGCGCCAGTCAATACCTGCATACGGAGTCCGGCCTTATCGGCAACTTCCCTGAAGCATACATTAAAGACCGCTGGACACCTGATCACACCGATGCTTCCTGGCCCCGTGTAAATGACCGTGACCGCGAATACTGGGTAAGCCGCCAGAATACCTTCTGGTTCTGGAAAACAGATTATGCCCGTCTTAAAACCCTCGACCTCGGATACACCGTTCCTGAACAGCTGATCAAAAGGATAGGTCTGCAGAAACTACGGGTATATGTAAGCGGACAAAATCTGCTGACCATCGACAATGTAAAAATATTTGATCCGGAAGCCCCCATGGGAAGCGGTCAGTACTATCCGCAGACGAAGATTTACAATGTGGGATTAAATGTCACTTTCTAA
- a CDS encoding RagB/SusD family nutrient uptake outer membrane protein, whose protein sequence is MKKLNIIQYLAVAALLYSTTACNKDFLEKKPLTEYQESEVWQDKGLVQAFVNDLYVQMRPGFNEVMLSSMTDESRFIHDYNTSRVVQGNISPDDIGALNDFSRWDGHYKEIRNCNMFFEKIDKVPVDDATRNTMKGEVHFMRAWYYQMLVRYYGGVPLITKTYNVKGDEQEILNTKRATFEACVKFIADECDSAAKLLPLTYEAVKDKGRVTKGAAMSLKSRMLLFAASDLFNKQVKSPLMGYTTGDQMVRFRLAKDAAKAVMDLGIYELYHPTDSAAENYSRIFLDKDHKELIFVKQYDKALLGTSHDLYNGPNGYHNWGGNVPLENFVSGYQMRDGSAFSWVNAAQAQAPYVGRDPRFYATILYDGAKWKPRPKDGAEVDPAGVIQTGKYEPKNGGVDSVWGLDTRNSTIENWNGTFSGYYMRKFMDKNLDAQFFRGDQNWIFIRYAEVLLNYAEASIWLGEEADALPVLNSVRTRAGMPATAATGDALKDVLKYERRYELAFEEHRFFDARRWVTDAMTAFNGSAKGIEVLGSMIANHPFVYRPVSIQDRTFREKDYLLPIPAAEIRKNSNLEQQVPYK, encoded by the coding sequence ATGAAAAAATTAAACATCATACAATATCTGGCAGTGGCGGCATTATTGTACTCCACTACCGCATGTAACAAGGATTTTCTGGAAAAGAAGCCACTGACCGAGTATCAGGAGTCGGAAGTGTGGCAGGACAAGGGGCTGGTACAGGCTTTTGTGAATGACCTGTATGTGCAGATGCGTCCCGGATTTAATGAAGTAATGTTGTCATCTATGACCGATGAAAGCCGGTTTATCCACGACTACAATACTTCCCGGGTAGTACAGGGCAATATCTCACCGGATGATATTGGGGCACTCAATGATTTCAGCCGTTGGGACGGGCATTATAAAGAGATACGTAATTGTAACATGTTTTTTGAGAAGATTGATAAAGTGCCTGTAGACGATGCCACCCGTAATACGATGAAGGGAGAAGTCCATTTTATGCGGGCCTGGTACTATCAAATGCTGGTGAGATATTACGGCGGGGTGCCCCTGATCACCAAAACATACAACGTAAAAGGCGATGAACAGGAAATCTTAAATACCAAAAGAGCTACGTTTGAAGCTTGTGTGAAGTTTATCGCTGATGAGTGTGACAGTGCCGCTAAGTTGTTGCCGCTGACCTATGAAGCTGTAAAAGACAAAGGTAGGGTAACCAAAGGTGCCGCAATGTCCCTGAAATCGAGGATGCTGCTGTTTGCTGCCAGTGACCTGTTTAACAAACAAGTGAAAAGCCCACTGATGGGCTATACTACCGGGGATCAGATGGTCCGTTTCCGTCTGGCCAAAGATGCGGCCAAAGCGGTGATGGACCTGGGCATCTACGAACTGTATCATCCTACTGATTCAGCAGCAGAGAATTACAGCCGTATCTTCCTGGACAAGGACCACAAGGAACTGATTTTTGTAAAACAATATGACAAGGCTTTGCTGGGCACTTCTCATGACCTTTACAACGGTCCTAATGGTTATCATAACTGGGGAGGCAATGTGCCACTTGAAAACTTCGTTTCCGGCTATCAGATGCGGGACGGCTCTGCTTTCTCCTGGGTTAATGCAGCACAGGCGCAGGCGCCCTATGTAGGCCGTGATCCACGTTTCTATGCCACCATCCTGTATGACGGTGCCAAATGGAAGCCTCGTCCCAAAGACGGTGCAGAAGTAGATCCTGCAGGAGTAATCCAGACTGGTAAATATGAACCCAAAAATGGCGGCGTAGATAGTGTGTGGGGCCTCGATACACGTAACAGCACCATCGAAAACTGGAATGGTACATTCTCAGGGTATTATATGCGCAAGTTCATGGACAAAAACCTGGATGCGCAGTTTTTCCGTGGTGACCAGAACTGGATCTTTATACGTTATGCAGAAGTGCTGCTGAACTATGCAGAAGCCAGTATCTGGCTGGGAGAGGAGGCTGACGCATTGCCGGTGTTGAACAGTGTCCGTACCAGGGCTGGTATGCCGGCTACTGCAGCTACCGGAGATGCGCTGAAAGACGTACTCAAATATGAAAGACGTTATGAGCTGGCGTTTGAAGAACACCGTTTCTTTGATGCCCGCAGATGGGTAACGGATGCGATGACTGCGTTCAACGGCAGTGCCAAAGGTATTGAAGTATTGGGCTCCATGATAGCTAATCACCCGTTTGTATACCGCCCTGTTAGTATACAGGACCGTACTTTCAGGGAGAAAGATTACCTGCTGCCTATTCCTGCCGCAGAGATCCGTAAGAACAGCAACCTGGAGCAACAAGTGCCATATAAATAA